gttagagagctcccttgtaatccaccacgtaaagcattctcaccaggacgtagggtgttacgcatctccaagcggcccgaatctgtaaacactgtccactattcctcgtgcatccggcacgaaccatttagctacagtcggcgacactgtcctactcctaaaaacaccttgaggggcaaccccgggtgtgcggtcggacccaaaacaccgacaacgtcccctaaatttcatcctctaaaagaatattctttgtcctttacagcacaccctaaaagattctatcctctaTATCTTCTTCATCTCCAGCAGCATCCTCTAAATTCGGTCCTCTATATCTCATTATATGTAATTTTGGAACCATATTAACACAGTTTTTCGCAGCtgtatttttttaaaaaactgACTCGTTTATAGATTGCAATTCGTTGTGAAATACATGCTAAAAAATGAGAACcagaaataacaaataaatagaaCTGTCGTTCTTCTTTATTGGTCTCAAAGATCCTTCTCTCTCCTCCTGTTTATTTCTTTTGTTTATTGGTCGCCGGCGACGTGCACACTTCTCTCCTCTTCCTTGCTTTTCTCCATAGCGCTGACATCTGGCAGGCTTCCACATGCTTGTGGATGGATAGTGGATGAAATGAAATACTTTAGATTTAGAGTACACCGTACCTGCACTATATTTTACCGATCCGTTTGTAGTCTGTTGTTGGAGAGGTAGCGGATGTCTTTCTCCTCTAAATTTAGCGTTCAGTGCCATTTACAGTGCCTTGTTGGAGACAGTTAAACACCCCTAGATAATTTTAGAGTGTAAAATTAATATAAAATACTTTGAAAATCAATAACTTCTTCGATATAACTCCGTTTGAACCCAttccagttgtgttagcttcataataatattgtctacACATAACACAATAATTGTACCATATCACATACCTTTATTATTAAGATCTTTGTCTAACCTATATTTACTAGATTAACTCTTCTAATCGAAGCTTACATGTCCATGATTATAATTTGATCTAAATGTAAACTCTAAACATGTTAtaccttagattaaagttgaaataGTTCTTTATTTAGAATATTTTGATCACATGATTTATAGTAATCAACAGAGAACCTAGTGTTTCATATTTAAATCACATAAGATCCTTCGAAGACTATATCTTTTAAACCATAACTCTAATTTTAGTGATTCTTGAACCTACGACCTCGTTACAATGAGTAGAACGTCATTATgttgtttgttcttatgtttggtgtgatgttaattttgcctataccatgtttgtttgtatggcTATGATTAATAGTGAGGTCACGAGCATctgaagaccaagttggtacctaggaatctcgagtctcacacaagttgtgcccttgatcactccattttacctaataatattcgctgttaatcactgtgacatgctcatgttaatttgatgggacctaataggtttcctagcattgtttatcccccatCTTGCATACAAATGAACTATTGAGTAGATTTGCTATTTCTTTACCTGGTTTTGGAAAACTAgtgttttattatgatcatgtttcaattatgttgttgtttaattattgttcatgataagatcatattattaattggaacatggagaaccactcgggaaagcagtgctaccacaagggtggaatgggacgcccttggccaagtaattaggaaagctagggagagattaccttacccgggtTGGGGCAAGCTGGGAGACGTCGCtgctagagtatagggaggtcctcgggtcgaactGTTTGTAAAGCTTTTCGGACGAGAAATGTTATGCTTCATTCGTCTTGaatctgtagcgggttttctcgaactagtggaactttggaaaggccacgTAGTGCTacactgcctcgcttccttggtagaggtgtatggggtccgtacaACACCGTGACAAATGGGTAACATAACttttgggtaaagatgtgcaacttttgcagagtgtaaaactggtatatcagtcgtagtcacggtcatgagtggctcggacactcacatgattaacttatggaattaaactcaatttgtcatttgcattgcattgtgagtgttgttattaatcttgatctcttatttagttgggttggtatctacttatacctagtatctgctaataaaattttgactaactttaaaagcaatgctcagctttaaccatctcctttagtaagccttacacttcacatgaactctcacctttggtgagttgatgcacattattacccacaacttgttgagcgatgaacgtatgtgagctcacccttgttgtactcacatcctccaggtcaagaacaggtacccaggatgaggcgcatgacggATGTTGTGTTGAGTTCGTaagaggtctaggtcatcgtctcccagttaactttagttgctagatcgttgtcttcatatgatgtaattatttatctattttgtacagaactccattatatattaatgatgtgacattcgtttctgtaccatgagttatcatatgtgtgagacttgattctAGCACATTTGGTGAgtatttcgcgcccgggttttggactccctaaaatccaggtgtgacaatgGCTCTCCAACCAAACAAAGAATAGAGCTTCTACTCTTCAATCAAACAAAAAATGGAGTGGCTCTGTTCTTCTTGCCAAATGCAAAATAGAACGACTCCATTCTTAAATACTGGAATAGAACCACTCTATTCTATttgactctccaaccaaacacaccctaacttCACTGCTTTTGCACATCATTTCGAGCCACACACACATCACTTTGGTTGATAACAAAGTGCAAACGATGTGTGCTTTAGCTTGAATTTAGTTACACCGGACTTGTTGTGGAAGCTATCCTTTACCGCTTGTAGCATTTGAGTATCATCTGATTCGTTTGGCCAGGCCACGGACAAGCGTTTGTAGATGTTATTGAAGAGAGTGACCTTTCGATTGCTCGTGGATCACCAATCCTTGAGCTGTTTGGCGATATGATCAGAAGGAGGCCCCATTGTGCAGTTGTGCGTGGTCACTATCTGGCCCCAAAAGTCATCAATGAAGTGCATTAACCACACATGCACCTACAAATGTAACTCACAAAATGTTCTCTACTTGCAAAAAAGTTTGGAATTCATAAATGTGTACGTGTACTTTCAAGCCTTTCATCCTCCATAAAAGTCGTCAATGAAGTGCATTAACCACACATGCACCTACAAATGTAACTCACAAAATGTTCTCTACTTGCAAAATGTTTGGAATTCATAAAGGTGTATGTGTACTTACAAGCCTTTCATCCTCCATCTTAGTCTAATCATGTCGTTGTTGGAACTATGATACATCGAAGAACACGGACTGCTTAGAGGGCACATCGTTGTGGCACTACCGTGCCTGAGGAAGCAAGAGGAGCAAGGACACCATATGTGGGAAGAGCACCATAGGTGGGAGGAACATAAGAGGAGCACCATAAGGAGGAACACCACACAAGCCATATGGAGAAAGAGCGTATGAATATCCATAAGGCTATAGAGGAGGATACAGATAAGCGAAAGGTTATGAAGGGAGCATCAATGGATAAACTTCATTTGTACTAGGAGGAGCGTCGATCGTTGAGGCTCAACAGGACATCAACATTTGGTCAGTGTGGATGTGGAAGAGCAGCATATGGGTACAGAAATAGAGGTTATGGAATTAAGCCACGGGGACagaaaataaacaaactaaaccaGTTGCTAATAAAATAAGTATTTGCACTGAGAAGGCTTGATTAATCctaaaaaataatataaatatacAATAGGAAGTACAAAGAAGCCATCTAAGTGTCATGTTGACATTTTGAGGATTTTAATTTGAAGAAACATTTTGAGGATTTCTATCTAAGCCAAGTGACCGGAAAGATCTATGTATCTCATTTTTCTGATTTCGTCTAGGGGGACAACTGATCGAATGCATTTTATCTGACCTCTCTGATGGATGTAACTGTACCAGATGAACTTACGAGAGCAATAGGTTCTCATGGTACTATTTTAGAAACATTATGGGCAAGTAATGTGATTGTTCAGTGCGTCATACTCATCATATCATTGATTCAATGATATCATGCACCGTCTCCATGCTATGTGCCCGCAAAAGCATAGGTGTCAATCAGTGACTTGTATTCTTCGTCCTCAGCACATCCTCTACTTGTAAGGACACTCACTAACCTGTCTGCACCCTCTGCGTCATTCTTCTCCTTGAAACTTGCTAGGAGAGTCTCAACGTTGGTGGGTCTCGGTTTCCATTTACTTGCACTTTTAACTGCCGTGGCTTTTTCCATGCATGACAGAGCTTCAGATATTTTATCATCATTCATGTAGGCTGTGGCAAGGATTTCCCAGGTGTTTGGCTTGGGATTTCCACCTTTCTCAACAAATCGATTCACAGTTTGCTCAGCCTTTGTAATCAGACCTTCTTTAGCATACCATGCTAATAAAATGTTCATGGTCTTAGGATCAAAACTATAGCTTTTGGATGCCCATTCCTCATATAGAAGCTCGGCTCCCTCGATATCTCCTATTCTTATAAGAGCAGACAGTAACTCCTGGTAACCCAGGTTATGAATCATAGGGAAAGTTGCCTTATACCAGTTCCAAATTCGGTAAACTTCTTCCTTCTTCCCAAGATGGCTATACAGCGTCATGAGATAGTGAAAACACTTTTTCTCCCGGCCTGTTGTTCTCTTTTCAGCATCTTTCAAGCATTCTTCTGCCTTCTCAGAGTTTCCTAGCTTAAGATACATGCTAGCCAGAGTGGTATAAGTAGTCCAATTGGCAACGACAGACTCATCAGCAATCATTTGGCTAAAGACTTGCTCCATTTCTTCAGCATCTTGTTTAGCCGCACAACTTTTTATCCAAATGTTGTAAGTGCAGACATCAAAAGAAACATTTCTTTCCTTCATCTCATCAATAATTGCCAGCACTTCATCAGGTTCTCCAGAATCCACATAGAAATTCATCAGCACATTACAAGGTAATGTATCAGACGCAAATCCTTTCTTCCTCATTTGCTCAAATGTTTCTTCTGTTTTCTCTTTCATCATAGCTTGGGCGTAAACATTCAGAAGGGAACCGTACGTCCGCTTGTCCTTCATCGCATCAGGGAGCTCGTCAAAGTATTTCTCAGCATGTGGAACACCACGTACTTTGGCAATCAGATCCAACTGGATTGCCATGTCACTCGATGAGAGAGGAAATCTATCTCTGCGCTCTGTCATCCAATCGTAAACCTGTTCATGTGATGGAAAATTTTGATGAGAACCAATATCGAGGCTAACACTCTTATGTTTGGCCATCAGAAGGTGCAGCAAGAATGTTGTAGATTCTAATGCCAATAAGCATTTTCGCATGGTGAGCAGCGAAAGGATTTGTGAGATGGGTAAGCGAACCAAGCTATTGTTTCTTACCCCTAATTATTGATCTTACGCCGCTTAAGCAGTACCTACTTTTCAATTGGGTTTCAGGTTCACGAATAAATCGTTTCAACCAATACAGTCGCACTGGCTGAAACCGAAGGGGAATGGGTCGGTGGGAGGAATCATGCATGCGGATCGCAAAAGTATAACTACCTGGAGCGCGAGGTTGAACCTCCTGAACTTCCGGAGCTCCTTGGCGATGCGGCAGAGCTCCCACTTGTCGAGGCGGCGCTCCCCCTCGTCCCACGCCCCCAGCGTGCGCCCCACGGGCCGCCCGCCGTGCCCCACAGCGATGCGCCGGTACAGGGTGCCCCAACGCAGTGGAGATCGACGCTCGTAATCCACCGTCCCGTAGCTGTGCACCTTCGCCACCCGCTGCCCGGCAGCAGCAGCCTCCGATGCAGATGACGACGGGGTGCTCGACGAGGAGGAGGCCGCACATCTCACAGTCACTAGAACTGCCGCCGCAACGACACACGTACGCCGCTTAGGCGAGGGGCATGCCGGGGTTAGGGGGGAGGAGGTGACGAGATGGAGCAGCATGGTGAGCTAGCGTGCGGGGCGGCCGAGGAGGAGGGCGGCTTCCGCTGCGGCCTGCGGAATGCGGATGAAAGCCTGAAGGGAGTGAAGGGGATAAGAGTGGGGactgtggaggcggaggctgcgcGGGTTCGGGGTTGGTCTGGTGCTTTAGGATTCGTGCGCGGGAATCCGTACGATCCGGGCCCACGACCGTTTGCCTTTCCCGTCTTCCCGCGCGGATTTGTATTGCTGGACCGTGATCTGTTTCCCTTTGGGCCGTGGTTCGGCCTGTTAAACCTGCAGGGAAATAATCCATTTTATCTCCCTTAATCATAGTCTACTTTTTATCCTCAGCAAACTCTAAAATTAGAAATTTTCACATCTGAACTCTCAAAACCTTCCAAATGACCTCAATTCCCTAGGTTTTGAAGGTACCTTTTCATTTCTTAGTTAAAAATCAAGTAAATacttttgataaggtttttaaccCATAGAAAATGTCTCTACGCTGTACGCTCCTAAAAGATCTAAGAAAAATTCAGGGGATATAATGGAAACAAAAATACAAATAAAGTGGCAACATTGTGTAACATTACAGCAGAGGTACCATACAGCTAGGCAAAGAACATTAGGAAAATCACGGTATCTGAATGAACGATATAAGCTTGAGCGCACTGCTTCATATTCAGCTCAGGATGTTTGCAACGAAAAAACAATCAAAACAACTGTATTTGCAAATACAGATAGGAAAATATATGTTGGAAACACACCGCTGATAAGCAGGATCTCGTCTACACCCTTGGCTTGGAGCTGTTCAGCCTGTGTAATGAAGCCTGGCACATGCTGGTTGCTATGAACATAGAAGAAATGCATAGAGACAGCCTGAGTACTTCAGCTTTTCAGAAAACAATAGAAGGATTTCAGAGACACAAGAGCAACAGAACTTTTGGCTTCGGTTAGTGGAATTACCTTCAAATGTTTTAAAGTTTTAAGTAGTCTGCAGATTTCCATTGAATTGGTCGTATCCTAATCTATTCTAGATTCATTGGAATTTTTAAAACCTTAGAAACAATTTTTGTGGGTCAAAAGCCTTGACAAGTGTTTATTATATTTTTTAATAAAAAGGAACAAACTGCCTTCAAAACCATTTCAAAACAGGGCATAATTCTAATAGTTTTTAGAGTTGGGGAGGTAAGATGTCTAGCTTAATAGTTTAAGGGGGAAAAAAATCAGACTATGCATGGAGATAAAATGGACTTCTTTCAATCCTTGATGGCTCCCAGGCTCCGCTCCAATACTACAAGTATTTGGGAAACCTAATTCTTGGTCACCTCCTCCCCTAAATTGGTAACTATTTTTAGTTACcacttttctatttctattttacaCTTCTAAAAATAAACATGAACTTCGCATGTTTAATAGGTATGGGTCATGGGTGGTTTGGGTTGCAACTACTTCCTTTCTTCTGTCAAGACACGCTTCTTTTCTTGCACAGAGCCTATTTGTTTTCCTCCTATattatataagttggattatGGTACAAGTTAAAAGGGTAAAATATCACTTTTTAGATTATAAATAAGCTAATATTAGAAGCTTATTGGTGATCACAAAGTGATATTTTACTATTCTATTCTTCCAGTataatccaacttatataatCTAGGAAGGAAATAAACTGTTAGAATTAGGTCTATTTGTGTGTGGTCCAATTCAATAAGGAAGTCAAGGTGGTGTGTAGAGATGACACGGGACTTTAGTCCCATATCGCACATCTAGATAGGAGAGAACCAACTTATATGTAAGAGTGTTCCCTACTCTTCGCATGAGATAAATAAAGGGCTATGTAAGCTGCCACACGCGTGCTCGCTCGTGTTTCGCATTATTTATCGCGTGACTTGTGACTTGCGACGATGCGCGATCGTGACGAGTTCTAAATGACAGTTTAATTTTTGCCTTTTGTTTATTTGGTTATCAAATATCACACCTAGACTGCCACGTCAACCAGGAGTAATTGACACGCACGTTACGTGTGATATCTCTGGGCGGTTGCACATAGAGATATTCCAGAGGGCGGTGCCTAGAATTTAGCAGATCGAATCAAGGGGTTGCAGCAGCCTGTCTATAAAGGGCAGATGTCGTTCAGTCAGAGAACACAGACGAATAGCAACCGACTCGTCTTCTTCTCAATTCTCTGCGTTGTCGCTTCTCTGCCCTGCCGTCCCTTCGTCTGCCGTGCAGCAGATCGAGGGAGAGCGGTGTCTCCGAACCACCGCCGGCGTTTTGTCGACCTACAAGGGTGCCGGCGAATCAGGTTTCTGGTAAGTGCTTTGCACACGTCCGCTCGGGTTCTTCTTCAACACTCGTGGAAATCACCGTGAGTAAATCTGTGGTTTCAGTTTATTGCGATGACGGTCTTATGGTTAGATCTGTTGTCGATTCTTCTTTTATATGTTAATCTTGTTGAGTTAGTTCAAATCTCTTCTGTTCTAATGTCGTGGATATTATCTGTCACTACATCTGAGTTTTTTGTTTTATGCTGTATTATCAAATTAATCTTAGGTCCTGTTAATTTTCCAACATAAACCGGATCTTATTCCTCCTCTACCCTCCGCTTCTCGAATATGCATACCTAGCCTTCACCATCTTTTCACATAATCATCTTGCTTCGTGCATCTCATAACTCTTTTCCACCCTCTGCTTCCTGGATACAAATACAACTAGAAGGTCGCTACCTTTCACAACCTGAAAACATATAGATTCTTGTGTTATTTTGCTCTGCAGCGGAACACCTTGCATTACCA
This portion of the Zea mays cultivar B73 chromosome 2, Zm-B73-REFERENCE-NAM-5.0, whole genome shotgun sequence genome encodes:
- the LOC100382076 gene encoding Pentatricopeptide repeat-containing protein At1g02150-like, translating into MLLHLVTSSPLTPACPSPKRRTCVVAAAVLVTVRCAASSSSSTPSSSASEAAAAGQRVAKVHSYGTVDYERRSPLRWGTLYRRIAVGHGGRPVGRTLGAWDEGERRLDKWELCRIAKELRKFRRFNLALQVYDWMTERRDRFPLSSSDMAIQLDLIAKVRGVPHAEKYFDELPDAMKDKRTYGSLLNVYAQAMMKEKTEETFEQMRKKGFASDTLPCNVLMNFYVDSGEPDEVLAIIDEMKERNVSFDVCTYNIWIKSCAAKQDAEEMEQVFSQMIADESVVANWTTYTTLASMYLKLGNSEKAEECLKDAEKRTTGREKKCFHYLMTLYSHLGKKEEVYRIWNWYKATFPMIHNLGYQELLSALIRIGDIEGAELLYEEWASKSYSFDPKTMNILLAWYAKEGLITKAEQTVNRFVEKGGNPKPNTWEILATAYMNDDKISEALSCMEKATAVKSASKWKPRPTNVETLLASFKEKNDAEGADRLVSVLTSRGCAEDEEYKSLIDTYAFAGT